In the genome of Quercus robur chromosome 3, dhQueRobu3.1, whole genome shotgun sequence, one region contains:
- the LOC126717424 gene encoding sec-independent protein translocase protein TATA, chloroplastic — protein sequence MEISSICLSPVSTSIPRVTPPSLPFSSSNSTFFASNATLTFFNKTKPNSNTLVLGGATTRTRVERARKGLTCNALFGLGVPELAVIAGVAALVFGPKKLPEVGKSIGKTVKSFQQAAKEFESELKKEPDSITEPPVEKPAAVSEEEKQDIKVSSTKESV from the exons atggAGATCTCATCTATTTGTCTCTCTCCAGTCTCTACTTCCATTCCAAGAGTAACCCCACCTTCTCTCCCCTTTTCTTCTTCCAACTCCACCTTCTTTGCCAGCAATGCCACCCTCACTTTCTTCAACAAAACCAAGCCCAACAGCAACACTCTGGTACTGGGTGGAGCTACAACCAGGACCAGAGTTGAGAGAGCAAGAAAGGGTCTGACTTGTAACGCTTTGTTCGGTCTTGGAGTGCCTGAGCTGGCTGTTATTGCTGGAGTTGCAGCTCTGGTTTTTGGGCCCAAGAAGTTGCCTGAAGTAGGAAAGAGTATTGGCAAGACTGTCAAGAGCTTCCAACAG GCAGCAAAAGAGTTTGAGTCTGAGCTTAAAAAAGAACCTGATTCCATAACAGAGCCTCCTGTCGAGAAACCTGCAGCTGTCAGTGAAGAGGAGAAACAAGATATCAAGGTTTCAAGCACAAAGGAGAGTGTATGA